The following are from one region of the Silene latifolia isolate original U9 population chromosome 9, ASM4854445v1, whole genome shotgun sequence genome:
- the LOC141601556 gene encoding protein FAR1-RELATED SEQUENCE 5-like: MMRVEAVESGGYRVDQFVAVHNRRLLSVIYKEFHKVVRQLSGFQKTLINDNSKLNIGADRSFQLCKVYADGYANVGATLTDFMNFARDVKYAECRRNYSIFGDGLSYDATYETNKYRMKFTPFTGVDHHKRSLTFAYQDPGMLLAIPKVFKTACHRFCMWHIMEKVSVKVGAIAYKETDFLSRLNSIMWDSSLEPMEFEQKWLEVMKDFDLGGHKWLSSMFCDKHLWIPVFFTDMRMGGLLRTSQRSESANSFFKHYRNHYGTLVEFWLRYEIAIEQQRYLQKCLDKDSEHSLPVTTPSPTKIKLHAASVYTHKTNLLKSIPGKYIVPRWCKVSYRNPFSILPENLVEDCEPADVINMEISNVWSEFYSTISVAKTLSVDRIKELAATLKAFREEVSPASLEILSKEKEIEQLLGFTNSSEVTILPPKISNNKDSGKRLLSTGKEAIAKSQKPKRLCACCKEMVNHDKRNCPKKDIYIRRLLKRMFE; the protein is encoded by the exons ATGATGAGAGTGGAAGCGGTGGAGAGTGGAGGTTATAGAGTCGATCAATTTGTTGCTGTTCATAATCGCCGTCTTCTTTCTGTTATATACAAAGAGTTCCATAAAGTTGTCAGGCAGCTTTCTGGTTTCCAAAAAACGTTAATAAATGATAATTCAAAGTTGAATATTGGGGCAGACAGGAGTTTTCAACTTTGCAAAGTATATGCAGATGGTTATGCTAATGTTGGAGCGACTTTGACAGATTTTATGAATTTTGCAAGGGATGTCAAAT ATGCTGAGTGTAGGAGGAATTATTCTATATTTGGGGATGGGCTTAGCTATGACGCTACTTATGAAACCAATAAATATCGTATGAAATTCACCCCGTTTACTGGAGTTGATCACCATAAGCGGTCTCTTACGTTTGCAT ACCAAGACCCTGGGATGTTACTTGCCATTCCTAAAGTCTTTAAAACAGCTTGTCATCGtttttgcatgtggcacattatgGAGAAAGTCAGTGTTAAAGTGGGTGCAATCGCATACAAAGAAACTGATTTCCTATCTCGTTTGAATTCTATTATGTGGGATTCTAGTTTAGAACCAATGGAGTTTGAACAGAAGTGGCTTGAAGTTATGAAGGACTTCGACCTTGGTGGCCATAAATGGCTTTCTAGTATGTTTTGTGATAAGCATCTCTGGATTCCAGTATTCTTTACGGACATGCGAATGGGAGGCCTATTAAGGACAAGTCAGAGATCCGAGAGTGCAAATTCCTTCTTTAAGCATTATCGGAATCACTATGGAACTTTGGTTGAGTTCTGGTTGCGGTATGAAATAGCCATTGAACAACAGCGTTACTTACAAAAATGTCTAGACAAGGACAGTGAGCACAGTTTACCAGTTACTACTCCATCGCCGACTAAGATTAAGTTACATGCTGCATCTGTCTATACTCATAAAA CTAACCTTCTTAAAAGCATTCCTGGCAAATACATTGTCCCTCGCTGGTGCAAGGTTTCTTATAGAAATCCTTTTTCAATTCTCCCCGAGAATCTCGTCGAGGATTGTGAGCCTGCTGATGTTATTAACATGGAGATTTCTAATGTGTGGTCAGAGTTTTATTCTACAATTAGTGTTGCGAAAACTCTTTCTGTAGATCGAATTAAAGAATTAGCTGCAACTTTGAAGGCTTTTAGAGAGGAAGTCAGTCCTGCATCATTAGAGATATTATCCAAGGAGAAAGAGATAGAGCAATTGTTGGGCTTCACAAATTCTTCAGAAGTCACAATCTTACCACCAAAAATCTCAAATAACAAGGACAGCGGGAAAAGGCTTTTGTCTACCGGGAAGGAGGCTATAGCGAAATCACAGAAGCCCAAAAGACTGTGCGCCTGCTGCAAAGAAATGGTGAACCATGACAAACGCAATTGTCCTAAAAAGGATATATATATTCG GAGACTTCTGAAAAGGATGTTTGAGTGA